A segment of the Colletotrichum destructivum chromosome 3, complete sequence genome:
CAGATCGGCAGCAGGCACTGGACAAGCATTGAATACCTACTTGGCTAAGAACATATCCCAGGAGGAGCACAGCATCAGACTTTTAAAAAAGCTCAGAGAAAATAAGCAACTCAACTGTCCGTTAGGCCTCACTTATTCTGTAGCCTTGGCGTTCTGTCACCCTGCCTCTAGCTTAGTGCAGCTCGTCTTTCATCGCATGGTGTACCACCATTAGCGGCCCTTCCAACACCATATGTGTTGAACTGTCTGCAGCATCAGGCCGTCAGAGCTTACCACTCAAGTGAATCGCAAGCGATTAGCAAAAGCTTTCTGCTTAAGAGGCGTTTCCGCAGACTCGGGATGTCGACTAAGATAGAGAAAGCGAGCCTGGATGATGTGCTTCGTCGAGAACTGCAACATTCGGCCAGAATGGACATGAGTGCAGCATCGATATTCAAACATCTTTCCGGAACGACGATCCATAGTTGCATTGCCCAACCGCGCCGCCGCGTATGAAACAGACTTGATGAGACTTCGAGATGTAAGGCACTCTTGGACTTGATCAAGTCAGACAAGTTCAAAGCATCCGTGCGAGATGCGAGAGTCAATGTACTTGAACTGGGTTGGCTCAACTGTCCTGAACGTGGTTGATCAGTGGTTGCGAGTTGCTGAATCTGAGAGGACAAATCGCAGTGCCCAAGGAAATTTGAAAGGAGAAAGAAACCCGCACAAAACGTAGAACACTGCACAGCCGCAAGAGTGCTTGCGTCGGGTTCCGGGTCCGACTGATTAGGGAACCGGCTCCCGAGCAGACTGCACTTCCGACCCTCTAGCAGGATGAGCAGAGTCTATCAGCCTTgaggcggcgacgttgaTTAGACGTTGGACCACCTCCGAGCTTGGAAGGTCGGTACTTTGTGAGTAGAGCACCAAACACTTGATAGACTGTCCTGAAAAACCACCTGCGGCACTTGCAAATGTGTTCAGAGCAACGAGTGAGGCCTTGCTATCTGATGGTAGTATTGCAGTCGGCGATAGCGACGGCAAATAATGCCTAGCGGGGGGGTTTACTCGTCAACAttcaagaaagaaaagaaacaaagAAACCCGTCGGGCCTTGCGAGTCGATGCCAGACAGCTAGACAATCCAAGGTACGTGTTGCACCTTCCTCGTTTTGACCTCTGCAGACTACCTAGTATGGGATGAGAAGCGTTTGCTGCGAAGGTCTAGTGCCCGTGGTTTTTGCCAGCATGGCACAGAAACCCACAGAAGGAGTTGGCGAGATGTCGCCGGAAGCATACGATTGGTGGCTTTTTGTAAGGATTAGCGACCTTCTACCTGCCTGTCCATTCTGGTACACCAACTACAGGTACCTCAGGGACTGTAGAGTAGGCGGTCCGGGGTAGAAAATAGCAGTTGGTCTTAGATTTAGTACCCGATCGATAAGACACAAAGGTAGAGTACTCCGTACCAAAGTCAGGtctgcctacctaggtaggtacctaagcACTTCGCCAGTTCGCTTGCAAGGGTATGGTACTTTCAGTCGCTTCCTTGGCTCGCACAGCCAGCTGCAGCGGGTTTACGTCAGGCAACAGACGGGCCATCGCGCGTCTGCCGATTCTTGGATACTTTGGGGCTTAGTCAACGATTAGCTCGTGGGGCTGACATTCGTGAGGCTTGCCTCCAATACTGTGATCCCAACAACCAACCTTGGAACTATGTGCACTCACTGTAGGCAGTCTTCGGCGAAGCCAAAGAATGACTTACCCACCCAAGGCAGGTAATAGTTGCAGTCCTTGACGGCGGGGAAGATGTGGTCGTTGCATTTCTACGTACCTAATGCACAAGTACGTTGCTAGGACCAGTGCTACCGTTGTCATGTTGACAGTCTGACCAAGGCTTCCGTCAGTTTTCGCTGGGCCTAGGCTCATCGTCGTGGGCACTGGACGCTGATGCTTTAGCCAGTCTGGGTTTTCTTGTCTTGTCCTGTCCTGGTGTGGCCACCCGACCCCATCCCCATCCGGGCCATCCCCAgccccatccccatcccgTGTCAACTGCAAACGGGAAACGTAGGGGCGTATTGTCACTGCACCCACCTACCTCCTGACGAAACACTCCaaaggtacctacctattcTGTGGCACGAGCTCACCCTTGCTAGATTCCGTACCTTCCACCTCCGTTCGTTCCTTACCTAACCTACCAACTTCCAGAACCCTTACCTTCTTCCTTTCGACTCAAGTGTCCGACAACGCATCTCATCCCTCCTGTCCAATCACTCACCGCAGCCCAAAAACTCCGTCATCCAATCGAACCTTTTCGTTTTCTTCATTTTCATCTGTCCTCGGAGCTTCCCTCTAGACAAGGCCGTGTACCACTTTCTACCCTCCATAGTCAtttactttttttttttttttttgcatgAGACGTCACCAGTCGTGTTGCCTGAATTTTGGCCCCTCCAAAAaccacccctcctccctaGCTCTGTGCTGAGCTGAGCGTTACTTTCTCTTCGCCTTCACAACCATTAAAACTCAACTCAgcagcttgtcggcagcactgggttcctctcctccctAGTTCGCACCGCCCGAGAATCGTTTCGCTGCAAGCCAGCTGTAAaagagaggggaaaagagagaacTCACCAAACAAGGGCACTCTGCACCAGGAATAACCGTCCACCATGTAAGCTTCCACTCCTCAGTCGAGCCAAGTGTTCCTAACTGACGTCTGTCCTGTCAGGCGCATTACATTGAACATAACCAACCCCGAGGTCGATGACCAGGACCTGCTTACCCTGGAAATTTTTCCAGACATGCCTGTTTCCATACTCCGCGAAGCCATTCAAGCCGAGACCGCGATCGCTCCTACTTCCCAACATCTTTACCACAACGGTCGCTTGATCCAGGATGATACCAAGACGATGGAGCAGCTGCAAATTGCCGACGGTGAGATGCTGGCGCTGCACGTGAGAGACATGCAAGGAAGCACTGGTGTGCCGGATCAGGGCAGAAGAGgtccgccgcgccgacgaccgGGAGGGCAAGACCCAGAACTCATCCGCCTTCAAATCCTGGGCGACCCGAACCTGCGCGCCGAGGCCACCCGACAGCAGccccagctcgccgccgctctcgatGACCCCCAGAGATTCGCCCAGCTTTTCAACGACAGTTATGACCGGGAGCAACGGGAGCGCGAGGAGCGCCAGAGGCAAATTGCACAGCTGAACGACGACCCCTTCGATATTGAAGCCCAGGCTAAGATCGAGGAAATGATCCGTCAAGAGAGGGTCATGGAGAACCTCCAGAACGCCATGGAGCACAATCCCGAAGGTATAGCATGGACGACCAGACCCCACAGCGCAGAACGGGAAGCTGACACAACGCAGTGTTCGGGCGGGTACACATGTTGTACGTCGACGTAGAAGTGAACGGTCATAGAGTGAAGGCGCTCGTCGATTCAGGAGCACAGGCCACGATCATGTCCCCGTCGTGCGCCGAGGCCTGTGGTATCATGAGACTTGTTGACAAGCGCTTCGCAGGAGTAGCCCGTGGAGTGGGCACTGCCAACATCATCGGCCGTGTACACTCTGCCCAGATCAAGGTCGGCTCCATGTTCCTACCTTGCAGTTTCACTGTGATGGAGGGCAAGCAGGTGGAACttctcctcggtctcgacaTGCTCAAGCGTTACCAAGCCAGCATCGACTTGGCGAAGGACAAGCTGATCATACAAGGTGAAGAGGTGCCGTTCTTGGGCGAGGCTGAGATTCCCAAGGAGAGCGAGGAAGCTTTAGAAGAGGAGCCTAGACTACCGGGACCGGCTGGCACAACCATCGGTCAACGATCTGGTGTTGTCAGCGGGCCGCAGAGTGCTGCTACCGCCCCGCCGCGACAGAATCCTCCCCAGCAGGGTCAGCAGGGTCAGCAGGCGCCTCAGCAGCAGACTGCAGCTCCGAGCTTTCCCGAGGAACACATTAACCAGCTTATGGCTCTGGGCTTTCCCCGtgacgccgccatcaacgcGTTGCAAGCAACGGGCGGCAACGTCGAGTTCGCCGCTGGTCTCTTGTTCGGAGCATAGATGTCCCCAATCGCGGATCGGCTTCTCTTTTGAGTTGATCATCGCAAGCCTGGTACAGGGCATGAGTAATTAGTTCCGGAACACTCGGGCTTGGGAGTCAGTTTGGAGTCTTCGTATGGTGCCCATGCGGCTTGACGCGATATTCATGGAAGCAATCGATGGAGCCTTTTCACGCGCCAAGACCTCAATGATTCAAATCTGTGCTGGCGCTGAACAACAGTCCTGCCAGGATCGGCTTTCCGGCCTACACATTGATCCTCTACGGCTTTCTGTGACAGTGTCCTTGGAGCCAACGAGAATAAAAAGCCCATCACAATAGGTGTCATAGAGCGCGAGCAGCATACCTTGACCAAGATTAGATGTTTGTTTCCCTACTGCATCCGAGTATGCGAAGATCCACCCCCCGTAAACCCAGAAGAAATCTAAGGACATGTAACTTTTTGTTGCTTCTAAAAGAAGATCTACCACCACCTGAGAAACGTACAGCTAGTCAGATCATCGGATCTTGTACACACACGGCTTCAGTATGGAGGTCTCGTCgaccttgtcctcctcggtctcCCACACGAAGcgcttctgcttcttttccttctcgacgaagccggccgCCTTGGCTGCGGCGAGACCCTTGCCCTTGATGGGTGCCGCGCCCTTGATGAAGTGCATTTTGACAAACATCCTGTTGgacaggtcgacggcgccttTGTTGCCCTCGCCCTGGCCCGCCAGTACGAAGCCACGTTTTCTCAAGGCCTCGACGAAGGCCGAGACGTCCGTCTCGCCGCGCTTATCGTCGTGACCGTCGACTTCAACGGCCAGGGCGACGCGATCTGCCTCGGTCTCCTCCGGGTCGCCGCCCTTGGACTTtttggtggcggcggcagccttctTGCGGTTCCCAACGCTGTGCGAGACCACGGCGTTCTTCTGGCGCACGGGGCCGAAGCGGGACTTGATCTCGGCAACCCAAAGCTCGCCCTTCCAATGGAGGATGCGGTAGGCCTCCTCGACAAAGTCGAGCCAGTTGGTGCCCATGAGCGCGAGGCAGAAGATGGCAACGTCGACCGAGTCGTCGGCCAGCGGCAGGTTGGCAATATCGGCCTTGACTACGTGCTTGGCAGGGGAGTACAGGTCGTAGCTGAGGATGTTgagcttgagcttcttggctTCGGACTCCAATGTCGACGCGAGACGGGCGTCACCGCAGCCCAGGTCAGCGACGTGGCATACGCCGTCGGTGCGCGGGAGCGGCATGGGCCCGGCGGGCACGGGTTGCGCCCCGGGACGGCCGCGAGCGCTGGGGTAGCGAGCCTTGGCGCGTAGCTTGATGTCGCGGATGTAGCCGTCGACGGGGTTCTCGGGCCAGACCTCGACCTGGCGGCGGAATCCTTCATGGTACTCGGAGAACATCTCGGGGGAGTCCTCGAAGAGCTGGTaggcctcggccgagggGCGGGTGTAGAGCGTCTCGTTGAGGTGGCGGAAGCGCGCCGAGATGAGCTTCTGCCTCATGGAGCGCTGAAGCGGAGTGAGCTTGGCTGCGGGCGGCGGGATGGGAGGCACGGAGGCGGcaatggcggcggctgcttccTTTgtggccttcttcttgtcgtccgCAGCGGCTTCCTTGCTGGGCGTTTGCTTCTGGGCCTTGGAGGGCGTTCCGGAGGACGGCTCGTCATCGCGTTTGCTCGCCctgtccttcttctgcttcttgtctTTCTTATCGGACTTGGGCGTCTCCTGGGAGTCCATTTTGtccttcttttgcttcttgCTCGGCTTGGGTGTCGTCgcctcatcggcggcgtcatctcCCCCCTCAGTCACGGGCGCGGCTCTCTTCGCCCCCTTCACCGGCTCGCCATCATTCCCCTCGCCAAACACGCGCTGGTTGACGATGACCGAGTTCGCACCCGTTCCGCGGatcttttcctctttttcggctctcttgcgcttcttcgcGCTGTTGTTCTTTGAGgtgttgttcttcttcttggcgcTCTGGGTCTCGGCTTTCGGGCCCTCCGCCGAGACAGACCAGCCTGGTACGGCGAACATTGTGAGAAACGTGTGGAGTGGTTCGCAACGTCTGGTTTGTGCAAATGTGTCAACGGATTATGAGAAATGGTGTTGTGGTGAGTGAGTTGTAGCTCATGCTCATGCTCAATCTTAGTCTCATGCCTCATGCGCTTTGAATTTTTTTTTCGCCCGTTTCCTTCCCCAGAGAATCGCTTATCGCACCCCTGCCTACCAGCTGATCGACGCCAGGATAGGAAGTATGATAGTGGACCGTGCGCCCCGCCTCTTTTTCCTCTCATTTCGGCGCCGTTGCATCTTGCCCTGGCTTCTTCTCATCTACACCTCTTAGACCTTATGGGCTTCGACATATGTCTGAGAAATCACATAAACAGCATTCGTGTCAATAGCGCTGCCAATTACACATTTGGTGTTGTTTGAGACCGACACGAGCCAGTAATACCTCGTTGTTTCAATTTCAGGCACAATTAGAAGCTTCATTCAACAAATAACAGCCTTGCATTGATTGATCTGTGTCCTCTGAGACTGCAACGGCGGCTGCCAAAACAGGTAGACGAGATGGTCCGACGCTATCGATGTGACACCAGCTAAACCTCCTCAGCACAACCAGGGTTGATGGTAAAATTTTCGTAATGCGGCTATCTCCAATCCAGAATGATCCGCTGCCATCCCATTATCGTTCGAACAGGACAATCAACAGCCAGGATTTCAGTCATTTTCCGACACCCAATTGACGTCCGCCCCGCCTGCGTGGTCCGAGTCCCTTAACCTAATCATTTTCATGATCACGTTGTCACGAAGCTAGAACACGGGTTGCCCTGAACTGAGCCCTCTTCTTCAAACGCTTCGGATATCGGATAGTAGTCCTCTTCGATTTGGATCATTTCTCGTGGGATGCGGTGACATCGGCGGACCTCGGGCCGGTCTCCACGACCATGAAGCAAATAGATCTCATGACAACACGAAAGGTTGTAAGTCGccttgcttttttttttattgGCAACACGTTGACCGCCACTGATCACACATTCTACTATACATCATACAAAGATCGATTGGTCTTCACAGCTCATGGCCTAAAACTCCAACACATCCGACGCCGCCAATCTCCGGAAATCTTGATCCGAAAAGCCGTTCATCACTCAACACTCTGGGCGGACGGTGTGTAAATTACGGTGATCAACGAGCTACCCCAAGATCGGGGGCTCCTATCCAGGCAGATCCATCGTGTCActgccgtcatcgccgagatTATCTAAAGAGGCATCGTTTGTCGGCAAAGGCGCCATAGCCTTGTTTCGATCAACCCGGGCCACCCAATTTCGAGGTCTCTGACTGCGATGGGGCTTTCGATGCCAGCTTGGTCAAGTCAGCGGGGCAGTCGACGGACCAAGAATAACTCATTCTCTGCAGGCCATGGCTCGCTCAAAGACTCGGAGACCACCGACTCAAAGTCAGTTCTCGTGGATTCAGCGAGTGGTCGGGTTTACTCGCAGAAGCACCGACCTAGGTCCCGAAAGCACGGGCACGGCGCATTATACGGTTATACAGGAGGCTGTTCTTGTGGGgttttcctttttctccGCCCTTGACGTTGTTGGTGCGGAAATCGAGAACGGGAAGGGAAGCCAGTGTGTGGCGGCACGACAAGACGGATGGCAACATTTGAGGGGAGCGACCCGTCTTCCGGGTCGATGTCTTATTGGGAGCCCGGAGAAAATATTATCAGAAAACAACCAGAAAGACGCATTGCTCTCGAGAGAGGCAGTCAGTCGTGCTCAGGTGCGCTGACGCTGTTGAGGCACCCCGCTAGAGGCGTTTCTTCTGACTGACGGGCTTTCGCTAACACACGGCGTCCGACGGAACTCGCCGGCTGGAGGGTCCGCCCTCGTTCATACCATCCGAGGAGTCAGGCACGCCATTCACAACGACAGTAAACTGTTGAACCTCCAACGGGTGCTATGCAAGCCTTGAGCAGAACCTTGTGGCTGCGAGAAGACTACCTGCATGCTGGCCTGCGGTGACCGTCATTGCGGGCTTCCGTCAAGATCAGATACAGTACACATCCGAGGCAAGCCGCCAAGGGGTGTTCCTGCGCGTCCCGAGGGGCACCAAGAGGCACGGGGAAGTCAACTGGTGAAAGAGGAAATAGGATGCAACCAGTTCGTCAAGCAGAATAGGGGCGAAAGTGGTCCTTAGCGATCGGCACTTCTCCTCTTGTCCGACAATGCGCGACGTTTGTGTCGCACCATATGCCCATGAACTGTGCTGCGACCACTCATCGGTCACACCATCCAAGATGTCGGAAGCCCGACGATTGGTTCAGTTGGGTGTCGGATGAGAGTGTGTCCCGAGACTGAGGAATTGTTGCTGGGGTCCCAGCAAAATGTAGATGCCGGCCACTCCCCGGCGGGCGTGTCCCCGGTGAAATACTCGCACTTGGCTGCTTCTGCCGTCTGGCCTTGTACCCGCCTGGGGCAACGAGTCGAATGCGCACGCCCGGGGGCATTTTGGGAGGGGGAGATCAGTCCTCCTGCCGCGTCTCATCGCATTCTGGCTCAGCTCAGTACGAATACTTACAACGGTTCCTTTGGCGCGGCGGAAGTTCAGGAAAAGATCAGACCATGCCCCTCATTGGCGAAAATTAAAAAGAGATGGCTTCTTCGACAACCCTGGTCTCTGAAAAAACCTTAGTCTCCCGCTCGGCACATGGCATGTCGGTCCAAAGCtagtggatggatgggatgacAACCATCCCCCAGCCCAGAACGCCACAGGCGCGCGTTCTttgacggcggccgacggTCTGGGATGGGATGTCACCTCCATGTCAGTCGTCTGCAGACCTGGCTGGCGATTGCTTCTAGGCGGAAAGACTGCTCAGATCTCGCACGGCCAGGGAAGAACAAACCGCGGGATAGGGATCCGGATCGGACAGCTAACGCCTTCTCCCCACCCCATGTCGGCAGCGTTCACCTCACCGGATCACGACTTGGTCATTGCTTACAGTCATGTAGCCAATAGGGCAGACTTGAGACGAGGGCAGCAGGCCGGGTGGCCCTTGTCCAGATGGGAGTCCAGGCCTCTCAAGCTTCGGACGATGATCATATTCGGCATCTCTCTGACTTGCCCCCCATGTTCTCAACGACTCAGGCGGTGGTCGTCACATCGTCTTTTGGATTCTGGAGGGGAGTTTGTAGCAATCAATGGCCCGTTCCGCACGAATCCGGACTGGAAGGCTCCAGTACGCTTGGATAAAGCGTGGTCAGGGCTCTCGGGTACCTATGCGAGGACAAACTTTGTGAGGCGTTGCCGCTGGACTGAGCAGCTTGGCGACTCCCCTATCCAAACTCCCAATCTCCGTGCGCAATAAATAAATAGA
Coding sequences within it:
- a CDS encoding Putative ribosomal RNA processing protein, which produces MFAVPGWSVSAEGPKAETQSAKKKNNTSKNNSAKKRKRAEKEEKIRGTGANSVIVNQRVFGEGNDGEPVKGAKRAAPVTEGGDDAADEATTPKPSKKQKKDKMDSQETPKSDKKDKKQKKDRASKRDDEPSSGTPSKAQKQTPSKEAAADDKKKATKEAAAAIAASVPPIPPPAAKLTPLQRSMRQKLISARFRHLNETLYTRPSAEAYQLFEDSPEMFSEYHEGFRRQVEVWPENPVDGYIRDIKLRAKARYPSARGRPGAQPVPAGPMPLPRTDGVCHVADLGCGDARLASTLESEAKKLKLNILSYDLYSPAKHVVKADIANLPLADDSVDVAIFCLALMGTNWLDFVEEAYRILHWKGELWVAEIKSRFGPVRQKNAVVSHSVGNRKKAAAATKKSKGGDPEETEADRVALAVEVDGHDDKRGETDVSAFVEALRKRGFVLAGQGEGNKGAVDLSNRMFVKMHFIKGAAPIKGKGLAAAKAAGFVEKEKKQKRFVWETEEDKVDETSILKPCVYKIR
- a CDS encoding Putative Ubiquitin-like domain, aspartic peptidase, active, peptidase A2A, retrovirus, catalytic; the protein is MPVSILREAIQAETAIAPTSQHLYHNGRLIQDDTKTMEQLQIADGEMLALHVRDMQGSTGVPDQGRRGPPRRRPGGQDPELIRLQILGDPNLRAEATRQQPQLAAALDDPQRFAQLFNDSYDREQREREERQRQIAQLNDDPFDIEAQAKIEEMIRQERVMENLQNAMEHNPEVFGRVHMLYVDVEVNGHRVKALVDSGAQATIMSPSCAEACGIMRLVDKRFAGVARGVGTANIIGRVHSAQIKVGSMFLPCSFTVMEGKQVELLLGLDMLKRYQASIDLAKDKLIIQGEEVPFLGEAEIPKESEEALEEEPRLPGPAGTTIGQRSGVVSGPQSAATAPPRQNPPQQGQQGQQAPQQQTAAPSFPEEHINQLMALGFPRDAAINALQATGGNVEFAAGLLFGA